The Ovis canadensis isolate MfBH-ARS-UI-01 breed Bighorn chromosome 13, ARS-UI_OviCan_v2, whole genome shotgun sequence genome includes a region encoding these proteins:
- the NEURL2 gene encoding neuralized-like protein 2 isoform X2, with amino-acid sequence MAAVSDPVGLGAPRGPARPEPPPTRFHPVHGANIRVDLSGTRATRVESFAHGVCFSREPLAPGQLFLVEIEEKELGWCGHLRLGLTALDPASLAAVPEFSLPDLVSLGHTWVFAITRHHNRVPREGRPEAEALAPSRPPALLVEPYLCIEQFRIPRDRLVGRSRPGLYSHLLDQLYELNVLPPTARRSRLGVLFCPRPDGTADMHIVINGEDMGPSARGLPAAQPLYAVVDVFASTKSVRLIQLEYGLPSLQTLCRLVIQRSVVHRLAIDGLHLPKGLKDFCKYE; translated from the exons ATGGCTGCTGTCTCCGACCCCGTGGGGTTGGGTGCTCCGCGGGGACCGGCGCGCCCCGAGCCCCCTCCCACCCGCTTCCACCCAGTGCACGGTGCCAACATCCGCGTCGACCTCTCCGGGACGCGGGCCACACGCGTGGAGAGCTTCGCCCACGGTGTGTGCTTCAGTCGCGAGCCGCTGGCCCCCGGCCAGTTGTTCCTGGTGGAGATCGAGGAGAAAGAGCTGGGCTGGTGCGGGCACCTGCGCCTCGGCCTGACCGCGCTGGACCCCGCCAGTCTGGCCGCCGTGCCCGAGTTTTCGCTACCTGACCTGGTCAGCCTTGGGCATACTTGGGTCTTCGCCATCACGCGCCATCATAACCGCGTGCCCCGGGAGGGCCGCCCGGAGGCAGAGGCCCTAGCCCCTAGTCGCCCCCCAGCACTCCTGGTGGAACCGTATCTCTGCATCGAGCAGTTTCGCATTCCCCGCGATCGCCTGGTCGGCCGCAGCCGGCCGGGTTTGTACAGCCACCTCTTGGATCAGCTCTATGAACTGAATGTGCTGCCTCCGACCGCGCGCCGCAGCCGCCTGGGCGTTCTCTTCTGCCCGCGCCCGGATGGCACGGCTGACATGCATATCGTCATCAACGGCGAGGACATGGGCCCCAGCGCCCGGGGGCTGCCAGCTGCCCAGCCCCTCTACGCGGTGGTGGACGTCTTCGCCTCCACCAAGAGCGTGCGCTTGATCCAGCTGGAGTATGGCT TGCCATCGCTGCAGACCCTGTGCCGCCTGGTGATCCAGAGGAGTGTGGTGCACCGGTTGGCCATTGATGGGCTCCACCTGCCCAAAGGACTTAAGGATTTCTGCAAATATGAGTGA
- the ZSWIM3 gene encoding zinc finger SWIM domain-containing protein 3 → MELGSCFKTYEDFKECFSAYKKENKCSFILRDCISVRYHNLNHGTSIREDILYVQVKFVCIRTQSNRKRAAEADMCPAYLLLRYNEKLDRLFISELNTQHIHTDPKTTGPRGDATGKSQKKLQSAQPEVNKDLGTAAKSPVEPPFCLDKVQIPAKPEQEGITPSDLAKIAKVMKNFLKVDVGSMASFSVGSSRDLDRLSFQSSKMSDLFVRFPENLLLHRVEHAQGHILYAFLVESKEREGRVVHFAVLKAETATSVAKMLSIFTEFNSDWPKVKVVFVDPSFPHRAILQEVFPGARTLLSIYHTTRLLEKKLHRSSADPSFKRLMKEALREAVFVTSETSLQNLCQMSRALLDEQLFSFLQAHWFSCELLWYMHVRKGLHACSTYMDSLDVVTSKVSSLFREQQSLLDCILRFVDYIDFFNTKGVKNLPTAPPKLKRARSANTAPKSKKPSGICRGSLSRPPVQDAKPEQVRGPPWQPPQGQPSQGGMLASLRQSGSDLAYKLCHNEWVVVQSSTHLVDVAGCAVDVQLLEDSHQVSKDGCSCSCSFQQRYHLPCRHILALLHTSQRPVSEAMVCRRWQKRYQHLLGPSGELRDPILIPADAGQPGEPGRNDMIQDLSRELANLLMQSEGPELEERCSTLRKIVDIWAAPCQPPEPSHQPGDFRDVGCLPFLWGKQEEGEGLAPAGATIHG, encoded by the coding sequence ATATGTGCAGGTGAAATTTGTCTGTATTCGGACCCAGTCAAACAGGAAGAGAGCAGCAGAAGCAGACATGTGCCCAGCATACTTGCTCCTGCGGTACAATGAGAAACTGGATAGACTGTTCATCAGTGAACTCAACACACAGCATATACACACTGACCCCAAAACCACGGGTCCTAGAGGAGACGCCACCGGCAAATCTCAGAAGAAACTCCAGTCTGCACAGCCCGAGGTCAACAAAGACCTTGGCACAGCTGCTAAGTCCCCAGTTGAACCACCGTTTTGCTTAGACAAGGTCCAAATACCCGCCAAGCCAGAGCAGGAGGGCATTACTCCTTCTGACCTGGCCAAGATAGCCAAAGTGATGAAGAACTTTCTTAAGGTGGACGTGGGTTCCATGGCCTCCTTCAGTGTGGGCAGCAGCCGAGACCTGGACCGGCTCAGTTTCCAGAGCAGCAAGATGAGCGATCTGTTTGTCCGCTTCCCAGAGAATCTCTTGCTGCACCGGGTGGAGCATGCCCAGGGCCACATCCTCTACGCTTTCCTGGTGGAGAGCAAGGAGCGAGAGGGGCGGGTGGTGCACTTCGCGGTGCTCAAGGCCGAGACAGCCACTTCCGTGGCCAAGATGCTAAGCATCTTTACGGAGTTCAACTCAGACTGGCCCAAGGTCAAGGTGGTCTTCGTGGACCCATCCTTCCCTCACCGAGCCATCCTGCAGGAGGTTTTTCCTGGTGCCCGCACCCTCCTCTCCATCTATCACACGACCCGACTCTTGGAGAAGAAGCTGCATCGTAGTTCCGCAGATCCGTCCTTTAAACGGCTCATGAAGGAAGCCCTGCGGGAGGCCGTGTTTGTCACCTCCGAGACCAGCCTGCAAAATCTCTGCCAGATGTCCCGGGCCCTGCTCGACGAGCAGCTTTTCAGCTTCCTACAGGCCCACTGGTTCTCCTGTGAACTGCTGTGGTACATGCACGTCAGGAAGGGCCTGCACGCCTGTAGCACCTACATGGACAGTCTGGACGTCGTCACCAGCAAGGTGTCGAGCCTCTTCAGGGAGCAGCAGTCGCTGCTGGACTGCATCCTCCGCTTCGTGGATTACATAGACTTCTTTAACACCAAAGGCGTGAAGAACTTGCCCACTGCTCCCCCCAAGTTAAAGAGAGCCCGGTCAGCAAACACAGCCCCCAAGTCCAAGAAGCCTTCTGGCATCTGCAGAGGGAGCCTCAGCAGGCCCCCTGTGCAGGATGCCAAGCCAGAGCAGGTGCGGGGGCCGCCATGGCAGCCTCCCCAGGGGCAGCCCTCGCAGGGCGGCATGCTGGCCTCCTTACGCCAGAGTGGCTCCGACCTGGCCTACAAGCTGTGCCACAATGAGTGGGTGGTGGTGCAGAGCTCCACGCACCTGGTGGACGTGGCTGGCTGTGCCGTGGACGTGCAGCTGCTCGAGGACTCCCATCAGGTGAGCAAAGAcggctgcagctgcagctgctccTTTCAGCAGCGGTATCACCTGCCATGCCGGCACATCCTGGCACTGCTGCACACCAGCCAGAGGCCCGTGAGCGAAGCCATGGTGTGCCGCCGGTGGCAGAAGAGGTACCAGCACCTCCTCGGGCCCAGCGGGGAGCTCCGGGACCCCATTCTGATCCCGGCAGATGCAGGCCAGCCAGGGGAGCCGGGACGGAATGACATGATTCAGGACCTAAGCAGGGAGCTTGCAAATCTGCTGATGCAGAGTGAGGGACCAGAGCTGGAGGAGCGCTGCTCCACGCTGCGCAAGATTGTGGACATCTGGGCGGCCCCCTGCCAGCCTCCTGAGCCCAGTCACCAGCCAGGGGACTTCAGGGATGTGGGCTGCCTCCCTTTCCTCTGGGGAaagcaggaggaaggggagggactgGCTCCTGCTGGCGCCACCATTCACGGCTGA
- the NEURL2 gene encoding neuralized-like protein 2 isoform X1 — protein MAAVSDPVGLGAPRGPARPEPPPTRFHPVHGANIRVDLSGTRATRVESFAHGVCFSREPLAPGQLFLVEIEEKELGWCGHLRLGLTALDPASLAAVPEFSLPDLVSLGHTWVFAITRHHNRVPREGRPEAEALAPSRPPALLVEPYLCIEQFRIPRDRLVGRSRPGLYSHLLDQLYELNVLPPTARRSRLGVLFCPRPDGTADMHIVINGEDMGPSARGLPAAQPLYAVVDVFASTKSVRLIQLEYGCKNTGVGCHAFLQGIFLTQRWNLQPLQLLRWQVDSLPLNRLGIHTSEFTFYDFSR, from the exons ATGGCTGCTGTCTCCGACCCCGTGGGGTTGGGTGCTCCGCGGGGACCGGCGCGCCCCGAGCCCCCTCCCACCCGCTTCCACCCAGTGCACGGTGCCAACATCCGCGTCGACCTCTCCGGGACGCGGGCCACACGCGTGGAGAGCTTCGCCCACGGTGTGTGCTTCAGTCGCGAGCCGCTGGCCCCCGGCCAGTTGTTCCTGGTGGAGATCGAGGAGAAAGAGCTGGGCTGGTGCGGGCACCTGCGCCTCGGCCTGACCGCGCTGGACCCCGCCAGTCTGGCCGCCGTGCCCGAGTTTTCGCTACCTGACCTGGTCAGCCTTGGGCATACTTGGGTCTTCGCCATCACGCGCCATCATAACCGCGTGCCCCGGGAGGGCCGCCCGGAGGCAGAGGCCCTAGCCCCTAGTCGCCCCCCAGCACTCCTGGTGGAACCGTATCTCTGCATCGAGCAGTTTCGCATTCCCCGCGATCGCCTGGTCGGCCGCAGCCGGCCGGGTTTGTACAGCCACCTCTTGGATCAGCTCTATGAACTGAATGTGCTGCCTCCGACCGCGCGCCGCAGCCGCCTGGGCGTTCTCTTCTGCCCGCGCCCGGATGGCACGGCTGACATGCATATCGTCATCAACGGCGAGGACATGGGCCCCAGCGCCCGGGGGCTGCCAGCTGCCCAGCCCCTCTACGCGGTGGTGGACGTCTTCGCCTCCACCAAGAGCGTGCGCTTGATCCAGCTGGAGTATGGCT gcaagaatactggagtgggttgccatgccttcctccaggggatcttcctgacccagagatggaacctacaGCCCCTGCAGCTCCTacgttggcaagtggattctttaccactgaaccgccTGGGAATCCATACATCTGAATTCACATTTTATGATTTCAGTAGATGA
- the ZSWIM1 gene encoding zinc finger SWIM domain-containing protein 1 isoform X1, giving the protein MALTVLNEFLIEDPSPPLLLYQLNKTAQLETLNYQSCYMQRVFTHFPEILFIHRTYNPRGEVLYTFLVDGPRVPLEGHLSRAVYFAILAKEDAEGLAHMFQVFKKFNPAWERVCTILVDPYFLLLPTLAMEFPAAEVLLSAFHICKFLQGKFCQLALEQPVERLLLTALRSTMCSATAGNLRKLYALLSTCIPPAQLPALHSHWLLNDRIWLAHRWRSQAESSRYFQSLEVTTHLLSQFFGTTPVVEKGMSALLRYLQQNSGDKVSFNLGPSPPNHYTPVEGSPESPKVEQLVEARIQHSLNAICTGPAAQLCLGELAVVQKSMHLIGSGSEKVNIQILEDTHRVQPQPPASCSCYFNQAFHLPCRHILAMLSAHRQELQPDMLPAEWTAGCAPNLSDILGSTWSETLEKRLAVALLTEEVSQLLQHCSQEEFERRYSTLRELADSWIGPYEQVQL; this is encoded by the coding sequence ATGGCGCTGACAGTGCTGAATGAGTTCCTGATTGAGGACCCAAGCCCACCTCTGCTGCTCTACCAGCTTAACAAGACTGCCCAGTTGGAGACCCTCAACTATCAGAGCTGCTATATGCAGAGGGTCTTTACCCATTTTCCCGAGATCCTATTTATCCACCGGACCTATAACCCGAGGGGTGAGGTGTTATACACCTTCCTGGTGGATGGACCCCGGGTGCCGCTGGAGGGTCATCTTTCCCGGGCCGTCTACTTCGCCATTCTTGCCAAGGAGGATGCTGAAGGCTTGGCCCACATGTTCCAGGTGTTCAAGAAGTTTAACCCAGCATGGGAGAGAGTCTGTACCATTCTGGTGGATCCCTACTTCCTCCTACTGCCCACCCTCGCTATGGAGTTCCCCGCAGCTGAGGTCCTGCTTTCGGCCTTCCACATCTGTAAGTTCCTCCAGGGCAAGTTCTGTCAACTGGCCCTCGAGCAGCCGGTGGAGAGGCTGCTCCTGACGGCCCTGCGGAGCACCATGTGCTCGGCCACGGCCGGGAACCTGCGGAAGCTGTACGCGCTGCTGAGCACCTGCATCCCGCCGGCCCAGCTGCCCGCGCTCCACTCACACTGGCTGCTCAACGACCGCATCTGGCTGGCCCACCGCTGGAGAAGCCAAGCCGAGAGCAGCCGCTATTTTCAGAGCCTGGAGGTCACCACCCACCTCCTCAGCCAGTTCTTTGGCACCACGCCAGTGGTGGAAAAAGGCATGAGCGCCCTGCTCCGGTACCTGCAGCAGAACTCGGGAGACAAGGTGAGTTTCAACCTGGGCCCGAGTCCCCCGAACCATTACACCCCCGTGGAGGGCAGTCCCGAAAGCCCCAAAGTGGAGCAGTTGGTGGAAGCCCGCATCCAGCACTCACTTAATGCCATCTGCACGGGGCCGGCCGCCCAGCTCTGCCTGGGCGAGCTTGCTGTGGTCCAGAAATCCATGCATCTCATCGGCTCGGGTTCCGAAAAGGTGAACATACAGATCCTGGAGGACACCCACAGGGTGCAGCCCCAGCCCCCGGCCAGCTGCAGCTGCTACTTCAACCAGGCCTTCCATCTGCCCTGCCGTCACATCCTGGCCATGCTCAGTGCCCACCGCCAGGAGCTCCAGCCTGACATGCTGCCTGCTGAGTGGACGGCAGGCTGTGCCCCCAACCTCAGTGACATCCTGGGCAGCACATGGAGCGAGACCCTGGAGAAGCGCTTGGCCGTGGCTCTCCTCACGGAGGAGGTGAGTCAGCTCCTGCAGCATTGCAGCCAGGAGGAGTTTGAACGGCGGTACAGCACCCTGCGGGAGCTGGCCGACAGCTGGATTGGCCCTTATGAGCAGGTCCAACTCTGA
- the SPATA25 gene encoding spermatogenesis-associated protein 25: MSYFMSPQTQPGLPSSGQGGAASLGSSLGLYSPIEPGVVASGGQGPLSQKAEQVTPVAQAWGPAPGGTGWEPPRQEYNWYCHKFPAARQPENLGREDGCSRSRAPQPGGPSRPVPLLLCGLPPGAPPMPADAGGMEANSQPDICILTLAMMIAGIPTVPVPGLREEDLIRAAQAFMMAHPEPEGAVEGAQWVQAQTHTASGPVALARSRRGQPPGSYL, translated from the exons ATGTCCTATTTCATGTCTCCACAGACTCAGCCAGGTCTTCCGTCTTCTGGCCAAG GTGGGGCTGCTTCTCTGGGCTCATCTCTTGGCCTCTATAGTCCTATAGAGCCAGGGGTTGTAGCCTCTGGCGGACAAGGCCCACTGagccagaaagctgagcaggTGACACCTGTTGCCCAGGCCTGGGGCCCGGCCCCTGGGGGCACTGGCTGGGAGCCACCGAGGCAGGAGTACAACTGGTACTGCCACAAATTCCCCGCCGCGAGGCAGCCGGAGAACCTGGGCCGGGAGGATGGCTGCTCCAGAAGCAGAGCCCCCCAGCCGGGCGGCCCCAGCAGGCCTGTGCCTCTGCTGCTGTGTGGGCTGCCACCTGGGGCTCCGCCGATGCCCGCCGACGCAGGGGGTATGGAGGCCAACTCCCAGCCCGACATCTGCATCCTGACCTTGGCCATGATGATTGCTGGCATCCCTACCGTGCCCGTCCCGGGCCTGCGGGAGGAGGACCTGATCCGGGCGGCTCAAGCTTTCATGATGGCCCATCCGGAGCCGGAGGGGGCTGTGGAGGGGGCCCAGTGGGTGCAGGCACAGACCCACACAGCCTCTGGGCCAGTGGCCTTAGCAAGATCCCGGAGGGGCCAGCCTCCTGGCTCCTACTTGTAG
- the ZSWIM1 gene encoding zinc finger SWIM domain-containing protein 1 isoform X2 produces MALTVLNEFLIEDPSPPLLLYQLNKTAQLETLNYQSCYMQRVFTHFPEILFIHRTYNPRGEVLYTFLVDGPRVPLEGHLSRAVYFAILAKEDAEGLAHMFQVFKKFNPAWERVCTILVDPYFLLLPTLAMEFPAAEVLLSAFHICKFLQGKFCQLALEQPVERLLLTALRSTMCSATAGNLRKLYALLSTCIPPAQLPALHSHWLLNDRIWLAHRWRSQAESSRYFQSLEVTTHLLSQFFGTTPVVEKGMSALLRYLQQNSGDKLCLGELAVVQKSMHLIGSGSEKVNIQILEDTHRVQPQPPASCSCYFNQAFHLPCRHILAMLSAHRQELQPDMLPAEWTAGCAPNLSDILGSTWSETLEKRLAVALLTEEVSQLLQHCSQEEFERRYSTLRELADSWIGPYEQVQL; encoded by the exons ATGGCGCTGACAGTGCTGAATGAGTTCCTGATTGAGGACCCAAGCCCACCTCTGCTGCTCTACCAGCTTAACAAGACTGCCCAGTTGGAGACCCTCAACTATCAGAGCTGCTATATGCAGAGGGTCTTTACCCATTTTCCCGAGATCCTATTTATCCACCGGACCTATAACCCGAGGGGTGAGGTGTTATACACCTTCCTGGTGGATGGACCCCGGGTGCCGCTGGAGGGTCATCTTTCCCGGGCCGTCTACTTCGCCATTCTTGCCAAGGAGGATGCTGAAGGCTTGGCCCACATGTTCCAGGTGTTCAAGAAGTTTAACCCAGCATGGGAGAGAGTCTGTACCATTCTGGTGGATCCCTACTTCCTCCTACTGCCCACCCTCGCTATGGAGTTCCCCGCAGCTGAGGTCCTGCTTTCGGCCTTCCACATCTGTAAGTTCCTCCAGGGCAAGTTCTGTCAACTGGCCCTCGAGCAGCCGGTGGAGAGGCTGCTCCTGACGGCCCTGCGGAGCACCATGTGCTCGGCCACGGCCGGGAACCTGCGGAAGCTGTACGCGCTGCTGAGCACCTGCATCCCGCCGGCCCAGCTGCCCGCGCTCCACTCACACTGGCTGCTCAACGACCGCATCTGGCTGGCCCACCGCTGGAGAAGCCAAGCCGAGAGCAGCCGCTATTTTCAGAGCCTGGAGGTCACCACCCACCTCCTCAGCCAGTTCTTTGGCACCACGCCAGTGGTGGAAAAAGGCATGAGCGCCCTGCTCCGGTACCTGCAGCAGAACTCGGGAGACAAG CTCTGCCTGGGCGAGCTTGCTGTGGTCCAGAAATCCATGCATCTCATCGGCTCGGGTTCCGAAAAGGTGAACATACAGATCCTGGAGGACACCCACAGGGTGCAGCCCCAGCCCCCGGCCAGCTGCAGCTGCTACTTCAACCAGGCCTTCCATCTGCCCTGCCGTCACATCCTGGCCATGCTCAGTGCCCACCGCCAGGAGCTCCAGCCTGACATGCTGCCTGCTGAGTGGACGGCAGGCTGTGCCCCCAACCTCAGTGACATCCTGGGCAGCACATGGAGCGAGACCCTGGAGAAGCGCTTGGCCGTGGCTCTCCTCACGGAGGAGGTGAGTCAGCTCCTGCAGCATTGCAGCCAGGAGGAGTTTGAACGGCGGTACAGCACCCTGCGGGAGCTGGCCGACAGCTGGATTGGCCCTTATGAGCAGGTCCAACTCTGA
- the ZSWIM1 gene encoding zinc finger SWIM domain-containing protein 1 isoform X3, whose protein sequence is MALTVLNEFLIEDPSPPLLLYQLNKTAQLETLNYQSCYMQRVFTHFPEILFIHRTYNPRGEVLYTFLVDGPRVPLEGHLSRAVYFAILAKEDAEGLAHMFQVFKKFNPAWERVCTILVDPYFLLLPTLAMEFPAAEVLLSAFHICKFLQGKFCQLALEQPVERLLLTALRSTMCSATAGNLRKLYALLSTCIPPAQLPALHSHWLLNDRIWLAHRWRSQAESSRYFQSLEVTTHLLSQFFGTTPVVEKGMSALLRYLQQNSGDKVSFNLGPSPPNHYTPVEGSPESPKVEQLVEARIQHSLNAICTGPAAQLCLGELAVVQKSMHLIGSGSEKVNIQILEDTHRVQPQPPASCSCYFNQAVPPTSVTSWAAHGARPWRSAWPWLSSRRR, encoded by the exons ATGGCGCTGACAGTGCTGAATGAGTTCCTGATTGAGGACCCAAGCCCACCTCTGCTGCTCTACCAGCTTAACAAGACTGCCCAGTTGGAGACCCTCAACTATCAGAGCTGCTATATGCAGAGGGTCTTTACCCATTTTCCCGAGATCCTATTTATCCACCGGACCTATAACCCGAGGGGTGAGGTGTTATACACCTTCCTGGTGGATGGACCCCGGGTGCCGCTGGAGGGTCATCTTTCCCGGGCCGTCTACTTCGCCATTCTTGCCAAGGAGGATGCTGAAGGCTTGGCCCACATGTTCCAGGTGTTCAAGAAGTTTAACCCAGCATGGGAGAGAGTCTGTACCATTCTGGTGGATCCCTACTTCCTCCTACTGCCCACCCTCGCTATGGAGTTCCCCGCAGCTGAGGTCCTGCTTTCGGCCTTCCACATCTGTAAGTTCCTCCAGGGCAAGTTCTGTCAACTGGCCCTCGAGCAGCCGGTGGAGAGGCTGCTCCTGACGGCCCTGCGGAGCACCATGTGCTCGGCCACGGCCGGGAACCTGCGGAAGCTGTACGCGCTGCTGAGCACCTGCATCCCGCCGGCCCAGCTGCCCGCGCTCCACTCACACTGGCTGCTCAACGACCGCATCTGGCTGGCCCACCGCTGGAGAAGCCAAGCCGAGAGCAGCCGCTATTTTCAGAGCCTGGAGGTCACCACCCACCTCCTCAGCCAGTTCTTTGGCACCACGCCAGTGGTGGAAAAAGGCATGAGCGCCCTGCTCCGGTACCTGCAGCAGAACTCGGGAGACAAGGTGAGTTTCAACCTGGGCCCGAGTCCCCCGAACCATTACACCCCCGTGGAGGGCAGTCCCGAAAGCCCCAAAGTGGAGCAGTTGGTGGAAGCCCGCATCCAGCACTCACTTAATGCCATCTGCACGGGGCCGGCCGCCCAGCTCTGCCTGGGCGAGCTTGCTGTGGTCCAGAAATCCATGCATCTCATCGGCTCGGGTTCCGAAAAGGTGAACATACAGATCCTGGAGGACACCCACAGGGTGCAGCCCCAGCCCCCGGCCAGCTGCAGCTGCTACTTCAACCAG GCTGTGCCCCCAACCTCAGTGACATCCTGGGCAGCACATGGAGCGAGACCCTGGAGAAGCGCTTGGCCGTGGCTCTCCTCACGGAGGAGGTGA